A stretch of the uncultured Fusobacterium sp. genome encodes the following:
- a CDS encoding NADH-dependent [FeFe] hydrogenase, group A6, producing MRMIRLKIDDKVVLAPEGTTILNAALKAGINIPHLCYMEMPEIGYKNDCASCRVCVVEVKGMNRLLPSCTTPVAEGMEVITNSLKVMQKRRLVVELLLSDHPKDCLICGKNGECELQKLAISFGLREMRFEGKEAKHDKQYSISITRDITKCIMCRRCETMCEEIQSCGILTGIDRGFNVIVNTAFNRNLIDTNCTFCGQCVAVCPVGALYETDNSFKLSQDLIDPDKKVIVQVAPAVRVAIGELFGQKPGTDCTGKLVTALKKLGFDGVFDTNFAADITIMEEATELRHRLEENKKLPLFTSCCPSWVRFAELNYPEILDNISSTKSPQQIFGSLAKNVWAEKMGIDRKNLVCVSIMPCISKKYEASREELAVDENPDVDYSLTTRELGRIFKQYNIDFNSLKDSEFDSPMGDSTGAADIFGRTGGVMEAAARTLYEWVANEKLDNLDFIPLRGFEEVRTAEVKIGDKTLRLAVVHGLGAARKVVEKILAGEEEFHAIEVMACKGGCIGGGGQPYHHGNFDIIKTRAEAIQNLDYHKEIRASHKNPYVVELYEKELGEPYGEKAHKLFHTHYVDRKAK from the coding sequence ATGAGAATGATTAGATTAAAGATAGATGATAAAGTAGTATTGGCACCAGAGGGAACAACTATATTAAATGCAGCCTTAAAAGCAGGAATAAATATCCCACATCTATGTTATATGGAGATGCCTGAAATAGGATATAAAAATGATTGTGCTTCGTGTAGAGTTTGTGTAGTTGAGGTAAAAGGGATGAATAGATTACTTCCTTCATGTACAACTCCAGTAGCAGAAGGAATGGAAGTTATTACAAACTCATTGAAAGTTATGCAAAAAAGAAGATTAGTAGTGGAACTTTTACTTTCAGATCACCCAAAAGATTGTTTAATCTGTGGGAAAAATGGAGAGTGTGAACTTCAAAAACTAGCTATATCTTTTGGACTTAGAGAGATGAGATTTGAGGGAAAAGAGGCAAAACATGACAAGCAATATTCAATATCTATAACTCGTGATATTACAAAATGTATCATGTGTAGAAGATGTGAGACTATGTGTGAAGAGATTCAATCTTGTGGAATACTTACAGGGATAGATAGAGGATTTAATGTAATTGTAAATACTGCATTTAATAGAAATCTGATAGATACTAATTGTACTTTCTGTGGGCAATGTGTGGCAGTTTGTCCAGTAGGGGCTCTATATGAAACTGACAATAGCTTTAAACTTTCACAAGATTTAATAGATCCTGATAAAAAAGTAATAGTTCAAGTAGCACCAGCAGTTAGAGTGGCAATAGGAGAACTATTTGGGCAAAAACCAGGAACAGATTGTACTGGTAAATTGGTTACTGCTCTTAAAAAATTAGGTTTTGATGGAGTATTTGATACAAACTTTGCAGCAGATATAACAATAATGGAAGAAGCAACAGAGTTAAGACATAGATTGGAAGAAAATAAAAAGTTGCCATTATTTACATCATGTTGTCCTTCTTGGGTTAGATTTGCAGAGTTAAATTATCCAGAGATATTGGATAATATCTCTTCTACAAAGTCACCACAACAAATTTTTGGTTCTTTAGCTAAAAATGTTTGGGCAGAAAAAATGGGAATTGATAGAAAAAATTTAGTCTGTGTTTCTATAATGCCATGTATCTCTAAAAAATATGAGGCATCAAGGGAAGAACTTGCAGTTGATGAAAATCCAGATGTAGATTACTCTTTAACAACTAGAGAGTTAGGAAGAATCTTTAAACAATATAATATAGATTTTAACTCTTTAAAAGATAGCGAATTTGATTCACCTATGGGAGATTCTACTGGAGCAGCTGATATTTTTGGAAGAACAGGTGGAGTTATGGAAGCTGCAGCTAGAACACTATATGAATGGGTAGCTAATGAAAAATTAGACAATTTAGACTTTATTCCATTGAGGGGATTTGAAGAGGTAAGAACTGCTGAAGTTAAGATAGGAGATAAAACTTTAAGATTGGCAGTTGTACATGGGTTAGGAGCAGCTAGAAAGGTAGTTGAAAAGATATTAGCAGGAGAAGAGGAGTTTCATGCAATAGAAGTAATGGCATGCAAAGGTGGTTGCATTGGTGGAGGAGGACAACCTTATCATCATGGAAACTTTGATATTATAAAAACTAGAGCTGAAGCAATTCAAAATTTAGATTATCATAAAGAGATTAGAGCTTCTCATAAAAATCCATATGTAGTAGAGCTTTATGAAAAAGAATTAGGAGAGCCTTA